One Desulfobulbus propionicus DSM 2032 DNA segment encodes these proteins:
- the gmk gene encoding guanylate kinase, whose translation MHDCLLLVLSAPSGCGKTTIVNRVMRELPGLVFSVSHTTRPPRPGEHEGIHYHFVDQNTFAAIRNQQPTGFLEWAEVHGNLYGTSVAEVERHQRAGLDVLLDIDVQGAAQVCQRTNPVTVFIAPPTLADLEQRLRGRGTEDEATLAVRLNNARKELACVNAYDYLIVNDRLDEAVESLRSIIIAERCRRRRTSSGQPMSWST comes from the coding sequence CTTGTGCTTTCCGCCCCTTCCGGCTGCGGCAAGACCACCATCGTCAACCGGGTGATGCGGGAGCTGCCTGGACTGGTCTTCTCCGTCTCCCACACCACTCGTCCCCCCCGCCCTGGCGAACACGAGGGCATACACTATCATTTCGTCGACCAGAATACCTTCGCCGCCATTCGCAACCAGCAACCCACAGGCTTTCTTGAATGGGCGGAGGTCCATGGCAACCTTTACGGTACCAGTGTAGCCGAGGTGGAGCGACATCAGCGGGCAGGGTTGGATGTGCTCTTGGATATTGACGTTCAGGGGGCGGCGCAGGTGTGCCAAAGAACCAATCCCGTGACGGTGTTCATTGCTCCGCCGACCCTTGCCGATTTGGAGCAGCGATTGCGAGGACGGGGCACGGAAGACGAGGCGACGCTGGCTGTTCGCCTGAACAATGCCCGCAAGGAATTGGCCTGTGTCAACGCCTATGACTATCTGATTGTCAATGACCGGCTTGACGAGGCGGTGGAGAGCCTGCGCAGCATCATCATCGCCGAGCGCTGTCGGCGGCGGCGGACCTCCTCTGGGCAACCGATGTCGTGGTCAACCTGA